GAATCTACTAGCATTGAAAGAATTTTCCTTTCGTAATCTATAGTATTTTAGTTACACTAGAAACATTGCAGATTAACTTGTCACTCAGGTGTGAaatgctgtaatttttttccattttaatacACAGAATTGCAACACTGAGGAGTCCACTCTGGGTTTGTCATTTATGAGTTGTCAGCTTGGCACCAAAAGAAAGCACCTATAGTACATATGCAGCTTAATGATTTTCTTTGTCTCCATGAATGCCTTGATTAAGCTGAGAATTTTTGGCAGGGAAAAAAGTCtaaactttcaaaataattgcTTGAGAGTGTGTATTGTTTGTAGACTCtcaacaaaataatatacaaaagtataaataaaaatggtttaGCTGATATTCAAACTGCGTGTGTGAATACCTAGAAAGATAATGTATCGTCTTCTTAGCTGTGACATGTCTCCACCGTCAAAGTGGCATAACAACACAACACCAGGATGTCACATAAAGAATATTCATTAAGGAAGTCCCTCACGATTCTCTTCTTAATATGAGATATTCTGGCTCCTTCCACAAAGAAACCTACTGATTCAACTTTATTGCATAAAGCACACTTCTAGTGATGATCAGTCATCTTCCAAAAGCAGGTAAATGACGAAAAGTTTATTGACAATGACCAATATATGTATTTCTTGGTTAAGACCTTGCAAAAGACGGTTTTGCAAGAAAATGTCTCTGTCAGTGACCCTTTAAGTTCATGCCACAAGCATCAAATTTCAGTTTGCTCAATAGTGGAGCTGTTGTTTACAGACAACACCAAACTCTTCTCTCCACACTTaaaccaagaaaaataaaatggtaaagATAAATTATCACAgacattttcattgtttttgaaaggaaaatgCCACACCATTTGCATTGCTCAAATACCATAATGTGAAAAGCATTTCCTTTTGCAATTGTTTGGTGTCAGGTGTGGGCCATAATCTTTCCTTTGTGCAAGCAGCAGTTTCAAGGTGCCACATGATTTGGCAGGGTGAAATATCAGCTGGTACTTTGCTATATTGAAACACATTTTCTGACCTGCTCCTGTCTTCAGTTTTGAAATGTGAAAGGTCAGCATAAACTTTCTTCAAGATGTGAGTGACTCACAAACTAGCTTGGAGATGGTGCAGAGGTCTATGTGCAGATCTCTAAAACTCTGTGACTGACACAGATTGCCCACATCAtgcaagaaaaagtttattCCCTTAGAAGTTTTTGAAACAGCCAATCCAGATGCTTCCAGAACAACTGCATGATTGTCATTATAAAAAGAAGCATGTTAAGTTACTTGAGCCAAATTATATCGGCTAACATTTCCAATGCTTCAATAGTGAAGGTCTTGATCCACTGAGCATCCAGCACAACAACAGAAGTTCTGGCAATGTCTCCCTTTGCCACATCTTTGatagctggattttttttttttttttttgctatttagCATTTTCGAAAATTACTTTTTGGTGCTGTTTACAGCTGCATCTCGCAGTCGTCTGATGTATTCAGCACCCCACTCTCGCAGGAGGttctgcaaaacaaagaaaaagaatagttTATTGCAGAAAGGCTAAAAAAGACAactaagaataaataaagagcTAAACATTTTATTGGAGGTGGGAGTATGGAGGTGTGGTCGTGAAACTTGAAAATCCTAAGACTAAAATCCTGAGTTGCAAAGGTCTTTTATTctgacaaaattttaatttgcatggtactacttttttttttgcaggtgtcTTCATTGCAAAGAGTGTTCCATTGTGTTTCCTTTGCCTCATCAGTCCTATGCTGGGTTTATCCACCATTAGTTTTATAGCACTCATCAGTACTGTATATGATTGGATATTGTAAACAACAATATATGGAACTATGTATACCTTGGCACCTAAGACTATCACACTTGTAAACTAATGCCTTTATTTTAGGCTTGCTAGTACTACACTCagtctttgttcatttttcccATAAGGTATACTGACCTCGCAATATTCGTAGGAGCGACGCAGTCGTAAATGAACGTTTCTCATCTCCTCATCGGAGAACACATAGCGGGCCACCTCGCCGGGCATGGGCTGTGTGGGGAAGATGGAAAGTGTTAAGAGATCATTAAGTAGGAGAAATTAACATTGTGAGCATTTCTAAAGGATTATTCTCAAGTCAAAGCCACAAAATACATCAGAGCAAGGACCGTATCAGATAATGCCTTTGACCAAAGATGCTAACAGCAAAGGACTAAGGAAGGGGTCCAACTTTGTGTGCGTGCAAAATTAGGTAAGTCACAGTGCAAGATGGGTGGGAGAAGGGGAGAAGGGaagggaaattggtgttttatgccaagccagcaactgagACTATATCACGgtaaagcagccagccctgtaaacagaagccacatgcagacaaagaacagcgtacccaagacgagagctgaacccagaacagccaattaactctcactgtattggcTACCGAACCACCCCGCAGTGCAAGATATTAGTTCCCCTAATCTGAGTAACCCTCTTCGCTCACAAGCATCACactgcacagaaagaggtcaacactGTGACCTCATAATATGCCTCATTACATCATGTTTCCATTTTCCATCTCACCCACCCTGGCTGAACCTTCACAGTGTAGACGTCTCAAGATGAGCGCACTGACCTAACTATAGGTGTGTGCAATGACCCAAGGAAACATGCGCAGGGACTTATAAAGGTATAGTAACCCGAGCGACCTATACAGATCGAGCTATGTGCGCACTGCAGGTTTGAGTAGTGTCCAATAAAGGTATGCCCGGTGAACCGTATAAAGACTCGCGGCGCTCGATCGGTAGTgaagtggttttaaaaaatcgcTTGTGTAAAGGTCCGCGGTTCAGATTTCGTGTCGGGACagtctgtgacacctgttcgcaggaaTGGCTGTCTCTCCCCtgtagtgcgaaatcgcctcaagatggaagcactttccttctaaaccaaccaaccgaaAGAAAGTTTGCGCAATCTCGGACAGAGACGATGACCTACGAACTTACACGCAGTGACCTGAAGAGTGTTGATCAGCGATCTACAATCATGGAAGGCAGTGACCTACCATCATGGGGGCATCAGGTGGTGTGGACACCCTCCGGACCAGGAAGAGCATGACAGTGGACAGCACCTTCAAGTTCCTCTCAGCGACCTCAGTTAGCTGCTCCGTGGACAGGCCGTAGTCTACAGGCTTCATCAACAGCTGCAGTGgagtaatattttaaagtatttcagTTTATGGACTTTCTAACACTTATTAATGTTACATCAAATTAACAATCATCTGGTTTACACTTCATCTCGAGCAAAAGGAGCCGCTGAAGCTGTTAATTTGTGTCAacatttctttcgtttcttgACACGTCCTTTCATTCTTGTCTTTCTCCATACCTGTTACTCCGTGACTGTTTCTCTTGTGTTTGATAACAGAGTCCAGcccaagacattttttaaaaaaagataatggtGCACTTTAAGAAAGGACCCTTTGTGCGTCATGGCATTAGGACATTTAGTGCTATTCTCACTTTCAACTTTCTTGGAAGCTTACATGATGTCTAAGCCAATCATATCACAAGCATGTACAAATTCTAAAAGTTCTCCCCatacccccaacacacacactcaccaccaccaccaccaccaacaccatgTTTTAACGGCAGAAGTGTACTCACAGTGGTGATAAGGCTTCGTGACAAAAACATGCCCACGAGAAGAAGGAATGCCTCCTTGTCGCCTACATTCATGGTTCTGCCGTTGTTATTAAATTGTAGGCGATCCtgcggatgatgatgataataataataataatgttgtctTTTAATTTGGGCAAGTGGAGAGCCGATGTgcttacaaatatttgtaatgtttgattgtttattgATGTGTCGCAACAACTGGATATCGTGCAGCTATGGCATAGAAGTGATGCGACAAGCGTTATGTACGAACAATGGACCAGACAGCAATTATATGTTGCATGATGtgtgttgtttattccttgttacacTAGACTGACTAGaggaacatagggccgcaacaacataATGTGTTCTAAAGGATTATTCTCAAGTCAAAGCCACAAAATACATCAGAGCAAGGACCGTACATGTAAAGgctgtacatttatattatctcttttatacCGACTAccgtgtatatgtgtatattattgctagtacgagcactattttgaattgcccttggggatcaataaagttgtattgtattgtaaaaaGCATCAAGACGAGTCTGTCTACTTGTCTATTGCCTATGAGTTCAGTCTATCAATCAGCTATTGCCTACCGATTCAGTCTATCAACCAGCTATCGATTAGCCATTCAATTTATCAATCATATCTACCAATTGTTTGTTGTCTATGATTCCAATCTATAAATTAGCTATTATGTATCAATTTAATTCACGATCTACTATTGCTTACCTATTCAGTCTGCCAATCAGCTTTTGCTTAACAGTACAATCAACTAGTCCTCTACCAATTCAGTCTACTAATCAGCTATTGCCTACCAGTTCAATCTGCCAAAAGTAGCCATCAGGAAACCTTTTGCCGTTCTTGATGAGCTCAAAGACTGCAGCCTTCTTGTGGGTACCCAGAACGCCTGTTTTGGGCTGTTTTCGACAAAATACAATCACTTCACAAAGACTTGgttcattgtttttgtgtttagctTAGTAATTGTTGGGCTTGtgttgctttctctctctctctctttcacacacacacacacgcatacgcacacacagaagcaaacaCTAGATTTATAAATGGAACATTTGacacttgtttaaaaattatgttatattataaagacatttttctatttaaaaaaatgtttttcatttgataGCATAGCCCACTCAAGCAAAATAGCCGTCACGCACCATGATTTCAGTGATGTGGTAGATGAGGTTCTCCATCACGTACTGCAGAATCTGGAACAGACGCACGCTCTCATCCTCTGCCACGCGACCTCTTTCGCCCACCAGCTGGGACAGATCTTGAGCTCCACTGCCAATGATATCACCCATCACCGGGTAGATGTTTCCACTAGGCTACACAGATATGAATGCAACATGTTGAACATCACAAAGCTGTGTGTACAGTATTAGTCTTAGCAAATCTGAGTATTAGTCTTAGCAAATGGAACATAACTCAGGCGCAGAACGAGGAGATCCTAAAGTCAAACGTAAAATAGATCCGGTCGTTGTCGCAAAAGTCGGGCATAACagatctatatatttatatagagagagatttGTATGAGTGATATGGCAAAGCATTTGACTTACATTAAGATACACCCTGTGAAGGGCCGCCACGATTTCTTTAAGGATGATTCCAAACAAAAAGACGCTACTTGGGCGATTGCCTTTGTTCTGGAAGGAAAATGAGGACTAAAAGAGTTATTGGTATTTACAGACCTCTCCtcaaaaagaacacaaaagaaacctTTGCTGAGTCGATACTCACCATCAGGAAATATCAACATCAGTTATCGACAACAAATGTCTCACAGCATACGTATTTATgttcaaatttttaaatgtctttaccATTACCAGTTAATTATTTAATGACAGCAAATAGAATTAcataggattaaaaaaaaatcttattattcACGTATTAAAGATTCAGCTTTAAAGAACTATACAGCAAAATGGTGTTCAGTCAAATTATATTAAAACTAATAAAGtataacatttaatatttcattagaaagatgttaaaaaatcTAAACATTTACCAGATACTATTGCGCTATGTATGGCAGCAAATATATTACAGTCTATGATGGTCATTGATAAGTGTATTATGACATGTACACAAATGACATGAGAACGCTACAGTGTGATCGGTAGTGCGGAATTCAATGTTTGTTTGGCACTAGCAGGCCACTGAGCAGAGCCATAACAGTGCAATGTCAGGCTACTGCATGTCTCACACGGTGCAACATAATCAGAGTAAAGCCCGTGGTCAAGAACTGATTTCTTCATCTGCAATAAAAACTTCATCGAATTTCAACAGAGTTATTTCCACACAATTCTGGTTAGATTTGCACAAAATACTGAGCCAAATTTCGACACAAGCCGACACAGTTTTAGTTTGCAGATGCTTCTATTTCTCTACCGCGTTTCATCCAATATTGTTGAATCGTGTGAGGTGAGCTTTAATCATGCGCCTGCAATGGACCGGTTGCTTTACAAGACGTTCACGCCACTATAACAGCATGCACTTCAAGATAAGTCTGTCATCGAGTGCATAATGCTGAGTTTTTCCACATacaataacaaatatattttcttacatGCAATAGTGTATatcataataaatgcaaaatttgtaaagcacatgctcacactcctaaggagcatgctcttagcgcttaagaaaaagaactaaacatggacagcatacgaggaacaggaaaacaacaaataacataaaagaataaacaaccgtactaaacgaagaataaagccaaatacaaaaaacacaaagaggaaccaaacaacaagaactgATAGTAACATgttattacaaaaggaagggtgtgaaaaaagacaTGCAGTGGTAAATTTAATCACAAAATGACAcggcaaatattttttctaacatGCCATACCAGCTTCATTATCAACGACACGAACAGGAAATTCAGGAGAGCACCAGATTGGAGGGGACAGTCACTATCAGTCACAGATAACTGAGTAAAATATGAacgagtgagagaaagagaaaggaggaagagaaagaatgagatgTTGGTGCACGAACGTGTTAGAGTTAAGGAGCATAGATTGTTCTTGCATAAAAGCCAgtctatcaaaaaaaaaaaaaaagccgtttGAACAAAAACGACGACAAAGCATACAAAACGGAgacaaaaactgtaaaaagaaaagaaaagacaaaatatactTTAACAGAAAAGCCATGTGTCATGGGTGAATATGCGTCTAGAGTCTTTTTATCTACGCATGCAGTGAAGGTAAGTTCTATCTTTTATAGATGTGCAGTTAATATAAGTGTCTTATTTGTTGGGCAGACAGTGCAAGTTAATGACTACAATGTTTAGTGCAGCtagtatataaaaatgtttatttctatttgcAGGTTTAGTGCTAATACTGTACGTCGTGCTGTTAGTACAAATAAAAGTGCATGCATCGACTTGCGAGCCAAGTaaaaagagaacagaaataCTTACATCCCTTTGGCACAAAAGTAGTTGACAACTCTTGAGCCGTGACAAGCTACAAAGTGACATGTCTAAATATGCCACATGACAGAAAGGCTAAGAATGTGCATCACTACACTGCGAATGATATCTGGCAATTACATGGTTATTAGGAACATGTCTGAGTCTGGAAGTGTCCGAAGGAATCGATTCTTTGCTGTATATAAActagtattttaaatatacgtttttctttgtgttctccgtttcctttttcttcagatttcttaCAAAGAGTGTAATCCTATGTCTTTGGTTTAGTGTTTACATAAAATCTTTGGTTTTTCATGTGTGTACGTGCCTATGTCTGTATGTGACtgaatgtgtttttgtatgcTTGCATGAATGTAAgtacttatttttgtattgcatgttaaaatatatttaacgcctgaaaacattttaaatgatctttggaaaagatattattttcatattatttatacttatttcacattaaagtttCTTTCCGCAATTTTTCGtaattcttcttttgtctgtttctttctgtttaaaatatcagtaactttagtttcaattaaaaaaaattctgcgaATAAAATTGTGGCGATAATcaaatgttctttgtttttctttattcatctttttgtttgtttgtttgtttgcaccCCCACCTCCCCCAATCAGGAAGAATTCTTTAGTTTCTCTATGTTGGTGGTGTAAACCCTCTTGCTCATGTAGTCATAGCCTGTTAGTACCTTTTTAGCAAGCGCTCTGAGAATAGCTATAGCCCAAGCAGCCCACGCTACGTGGCGGAAGCGACACAGTGCTTCTGAAACACAAAAGGGAGACAGACACAGATGAGTATTACTAACAGTAATACGtagtaaattataataatatgtttcTATCAACAGtctataaatttattattacactttgaagtaaacaaattaataatacatattttgttaatttttgtaatgtaaACCTTAGTACAGAACATGTAAAATTGTATTTCATCTCTCCTGCGGTAATCGTTACGTTGTGGGGTAGACTGCGTATCCATAGTGACGAGTTTACATTTAGACACCTTGTGGGGTAGATAGCATATCCTTAGTGACGAGTTTACATTTAAACACCTTGTGGGGTAGATAGTGCATCCTTAATGACGAGTTAACATTAAGACACAGGACAGAATACTTACTGGAACCAGGGAAAGAAGAATACTTTCTGCTGTTTCTCACCGCGTCAGTGCGGACgactgaaaacaataataacatctACAGTAGCATCGGGTCAGGTGTGAAAGAATGAATCTGAATTGCAATATTTATAAGACGAGTATTCTTaagctaaaaataatttctcttttcCCTCTTCCTATGAAAGACCATAGTCGTTATAACTGTCGCTGTCTTTGAAGATCATCCAAATCTCGACAGAACATTTGAACACTTTAGTGATCTGTGGTTCTGTTGGGTCGTCCTGAAAGTTTCCATGCAGGTCTTTAAACTGAAGATTTGGAAGACTATTCATAACTTTGAAAAGAATTAACATTTTTACTCAAAATTAACACCAGCATACTCAGGTACTAACATTTATTCCTTCTGCTTATAAATCTGAATCTCTGAATTTCtggagaggttttttttttgaaggtcTTCTCGAAAGAGTTTCTCTTTCACGAATATGTTTCGAAGAGGACCTTTGAGTCTAGCTTTTTGCATTGTTCCTATCGTGAACAGGTGACACTGTGCGACAGCTCCCACCCCCAACATTCTTCATGTCTTAATGATCAATCTGGTATCACATAATCTTTCTCGTTAGTAAAATAACCTCACAGATGTCATCTCTGCTACGTACTGATTGGTCCGTTGTTGGGAGGCCTGTTCTGGACACCTTTCCGCACTATCATATTAGCTCCTGCAACGAGACATGGCACAAGTGGCTTTCTGtctattaacaacaacaacaacaataataacaacaataaggTACATATCTAGTCCCGGGAAAACCTTTGGTAGCATACAGCATTGGCTGAATAAGCAAACTATTGGCGATATTTGTCTGGAAAGCATTCAGGGTACCTCTACTGCTGGCGCCATTTTCAAGCTAAACGCAGGGAGTCTACAAAAAATGACAACGATTACAGAAATATCgggaaagcaaaacaacaatgGGCGTGGAATTACATAATGATACTGCACGTGACCTCACTGACAGGCAACAGTAGTACAACTGAGCTTTGACAAGGGTGTGAAATTACACAATATTGAGCCCAAATTCTGCTCATTGCACGAAAAAGGAGACTAATGGAGGAAAAGTTAATAgttcgcttttttctttctttaaatatttaatttttagttaattAGAAACATTGCGTAGTAAAAACTACTTTGTACAGACAAGTCGTTTCTTACTTTGCAAATTACTAGTTTTTCTAAACTAATTCCATTTAATCATATCGCACTGAAAACATtggaaacagtttatttttcacaattaGTTTATCTTCTGCGAGATAAATGAACTGTTAATCAAGTAAATCGAGTAGGAATAACAAAAGACTAGAGGCATGGTAAAACGGAACACCTGTCGACTATCTCAGTATGTGAAGAGGTAAGATTTCCAAGTTTTGCACATGACTGTACTACTAGCATTACCTATAGTGTAAAGTCAGGTTATTTTAGTTGCGATAAATGACTGTCATGTATCTGGTCGTGactacagtatatatatatacacagacacaagtTCCCATTCGTTTCAATTCAGATGACGACAAAGACAGAATGAAGATGACGATGTTTATTTCAACGATCTGTACATGTTATATACCTACACAGATTTACTGAACATGTGTCGAGAACAAAAGCGTAACTAACAGTAAAATATCTACAGAAATATTCCAAATATAGTTGGaattaaacaacaaatacatCGAGTACACATCTCTGTATCACAGCTTTCGTGTTTTTGGCTAATATCATGGTATCACAGtgttgctattaaaaaaaataaataaaatgaatgtgtAAAAGCTTCAATTAGCGCCAGTAAGATAtctactttggaaaaaaaacgaaaCGTTTCGCCGGTTGTGATATGAGTCTTCTTAATCAATTCCCAAaattctaaaatatataaaatttatgttGGAAGCTGAAAATAATAACCCCTAAcgtttacaaaattaaaaatatgttttggaACTGAAATTGAGCAGGGTTATATGATGTAAAGATGAAGGATTATAATGTATTTACTTGGTGAACAATTCAGTTGTCGGAAACTATGTAGAAAATAGCAGCCCGGCGTTCTTATGGAGCTGAGACGAAATAAATTAACTTACAAAGCATGAGCAGGTTGGTTCAGATCGTAAACTATGGTCCTATTCTATAAAGTGGGTCACTGAACAAAGTCCGGGGAGGTGCAAAATGAGCCATGCCACTGACGGAAAACCATAAAATACAAAGTTGCACTCAGGTTATTGTCCGGCTTCATTTATTAAGTCTCGGATCTTGAACACGACCGGGGTTACTACATGGGGGGAAATAATTTCTCTACTGCGTGATGGATTAAAGTTTCCTCGTgcaaagaaatggaaaacactGCAAAATAATGTGAGGCTGTTGAATGTCAAACTACAGCACACCCTACACTTCTCAAGTATATGAAGACTTTTAATGTTAAGGGGATGGTGggatataaaaacatttgtacaCATCATGCACAACGCGATTCACATAAAGGTTTCGTCTTGCGGTCTACGATAAACATTCAATACAATAGGCGCGGTTATATCAAGCCCCTCTTCACTCAAAAAACAGGCACTAAACTGAAAGCATATCAATCACTGTGAAGTAAGTCAATACCTCT
The Pomacea canaliculata isolate SZHN2017 linkage group LG2, ASM307304v1, whole genome shotgun sequence genome window above contains:
- the LOC112557888 gene encoding uncharacterized protein LOC112557888 isoform X4, translated to MAATDTESMHDNMTRLRMKMVQQKLAQEREKLQRSDSASSNEYDSQVKLQQAMLRRQELLDKIRQEQLLNDEERRPRTYTPRRRYTPSPLPPPSRRSLPDLNRNYHFNWYTKRPRVSDMAVSKHVIEHQFRPMESKTYTVLPPISTNAQVVPQVTLQTPPVIQQVPVVPYDGGQQNKNTFFNKSGISKADFMDMMMLQNAQMHHMVMQQMMLQNLPGGGYRMPTATVPLAPVVEPAVRAAPMLTYGAPAAPVIHHYQSVPPMDVRGGGFGGGRGANMIVRKGVQNRPPNNGPIIVRTDANKGNRPSSVFLFGIILKEIVAALHRVYLNPSGNIYPVMGDIIGSGAQDLSQLVGERGRVAEDESVRLFQILQYVMENLIYHITEIMPKTGVLGTHKKAAVFELIKNGKRFPDGYFWQIELDRLQFNNNGRTMNVGDKEAFLLLVGMFLSRSLITTLLMKPVDYGLSTEQLTEVAERNLKVLSTVMLFLVRRVSTPPDAPMMPMPGEVARYVFSDEEMRNVHLRLRRSYEYCENLLREWGAEYIRRLRDAAVNSTKK
- the LOC112557888 gene encoding uncharacterized protein LOC112557888 isoform X5 — encoded protein: MLRRQELLDKIRQEQLLNDEERRPRTYTPRRRYTPSPLPPPSRRSLPDLNRNYHFNWYTKRPRVSDMAVSKHVIEHQFRPMESKTYTVLPPISTNAQVVPQVTLQTPPVIQQVPVVPYDGGQQNKNTFFNKSGISKADFMDMMMLQNAQMHHMVMQQMMLQNLPGGGYRMPTATVPLAPVVEPAVRAAPMLTYGAPAAPVIHHYQSVPPMDVRGGGFGGGRGANMIVRKGVQNRPPNNGPIIVRTDAVRNSRKYSSFPGSKALCRFRHVAWAAWAIAILRALAKKNKGNRPSSVFLFGIILKEIVAALHRVYLNPSGNIYPVMGDIIGSGAQDLSQLVGERGRVAEDESVRLFQILQYVMENLIYHITEIMPKTGVLGTHKKAAVFELIKNGKRFPDGYFWQIELDRLQFNNNGRTMNVGDKEAFLLLVGMFLSRSLITTLLMKPVDYGLSTEQLTEVAERNLKVLSTVMLFLVRRVSTPPDAPMMPMPGEVARYVFSDEEMRNVHLRLRRSYEYCENLLREWGAEYIRRLRDAAVNSTKK
- the LOC112557888 gene encoding uncharacterized protein LOC112557888 isoform X2, translated to MEDDDDELLSELAFTLEEDQDEKLAQEREKLQRSDSASSNEYDSQVKLQQAMLRRQELLDKIRQEQLLNDEERRPRTYTPRRRYTPSPLPPPSRRSLPDLNRNYHFNWYTKRPRVSDMAVSKHVIEHQFRPMESKTYTVLPPISTNAQVVPQVTLQTPPVIQQVPVVPYDGGQQNKNTFFNKSGISKADFMDMMMLQNAQMHHMVMQQMMLQNLPGGGYRMPTATVPLAPVVEPAVRAAPMLTYGAPAAPVIHHYQSVPPMDVRGGGFGGGRGANMIVRKGVQNRPPNNGPIIVRTDAVRNSRKYSSFPGSKALCRFRHVAWAAWAIAILRALAKKNKGNRPSSVFLFGIILKEIVAALHRVYLNPSGNIYPVMGDIIGSGAQDLSQLVGERGRVAEDESVRLFQILQYVMENLIYHITEIMPKTGVLGTHKKAAVFELIKNGKRFPDGYFWQIELDRLQFNNNGRTMNVGDKEAFLLLVGMFLSRSLITTLLMKPVDYGLSTEQLTEVAERNLKVLSTVMLFLVRRVSTPPDAPMMPMPGEVARYVFSDEEMRNVHLRLRRSYEYCENLLREWGAEYIRRLRDAAVNSTKK
- the LOC112557888 gene encoding uncharacterized protein LOC112557888 isoform X3 codes for the protein MAATDTESMHDNMTRLRMKMVQQKLAQEREKLQRSDSASSNEYDSQVKLQQAMLRRQELLDKIRQEQLLNDEERRPRTYTPRRRYTPSPLPPPSRRSLPDLNRNYHFNWYTKRPRVSDMAVSKHVIEHQFRPMESKTYTVLPPISTNAQVVPQVTLQTPPVIQQVPVVPYDGGQQNKNTFFNKSDFMDMMMLQNAQMHHMVMQQMMLQNLPGGGYRMPTATVPLAPVVEPAVRAAPMLTYGAPAAPVIHHYQSVPPMDVRGGGFGGGRGANMIVRKGVQNRPPNNGPIIVRTDAVRNSRKYSSFPGSKALCRFRHVAWAAWAIAILRALAKKNKGNRPSSVFLFGIILKEIVAALHRVYLNPSGNIYPVMGDIIGSGAQDLSQLVGERGRVAEDESVRLFQILQYVMENLIYHITEIMPKTGVLGTHKKAAVFELIKNGKRFPDGYFWQIELDRLQFNNNGRTMNVGDKEAFLLLVGMFLSRSLITTLLMKPVDYGLSTEQLTEVAERNLKVLSTVMLFLVRRVSTPPDAPMMPMPGEVARYVFSDEEMRNVHLRLRRSYEYCENLLREWGAEYIRRLRDAAVNSTKK
- the LOC112557888 gene encoding uncharacterized protein LOC112557888 isoform X1, translating into MAATDTESMHDNMTRLRMKMVQQKLAQEREKLQRSDSASSNEYDSQVKLQQAMLRRQELLDKIRQEQLLNDEERRPRTYTPRRRYTPSPLPPPSRRSLPDLNRNYHFNWYTKRPRVSDMAVSKHVIEHQFRPMESKTYTVLPPISTNAQVVPQVTLQTPPVIQQVPVVPYDGGQQNKNTFFNKSGISKADFMDMMMLQNAQMHHMVMQQMMLQNLPGGGYRMPTATVPLAPVVEPAVRAAPMLTYGAPAAPVIHHYQSVPPMDVRGGGFGGGRGANMIVRKGVQNRPPNNGPIIVRTDAVRNSRKYSSFPGSKALCRFRHVAWAAWAIAILRALAKKNKGNRPSSVFLFGIILKEIVAALHRVYLNPSGNIYPVMGDIIGSGAQDLSQLVGERGRVAEDESVRLFQILQYVMENLIYHITEIMPKTGVLGTHKKAAVFELIKNGKRFPDGYFWQIELDRLQFNNNGRTMNVGDKEAFLLLVGMFLSRSLITTLLMKPVDYGLSTEQLTEVAERNLKVLSTVMLFLVRRVSTPPDAPMMPMPGEVARYVFSDEEMRNVHLRLRRSYEYCENLLREWGAEYIRRLRDAAVNSTKK